A portion of the Lolium rigidum isolate FL_2022 chromosome 1, APGP_CSIRO_Lrig_0.1, whole genome shotgun sequence genome contains these proteins:
- the LOC124684375 gene encoding chaperone protein dnaJ 8, chloroplastic-like translates to MATVAGGAMLQMRVPSASSSAFEPVRRRRGASVRCAAVRGSAGTRPAMEEDHYRTLRLSPGATRCEVKKAFHRLALQYHPDVARHHHNDGDAQDQDDADFQRINVAYQRVMANMREAEARLEHWRARYGLADEDLDRYRRYLHEDDGEDDWFADL, encoded by the coding sequence ATGGCTACAGTCGCCGGAGGAGCAATGCTGCAGATGCGCGTCCCGTCGGCCTCGTCATCGGCGTTCGAGCCCGTGCGGCGGCGAAGAGGGGCGTCGGTGAGATGCGCAGCGGTGCGCGGGTCGGCCGGGACGAGGCCGGCGATGGAGGAGGACCATTACCGGACGCTGAGGCTATCGCCGGGGGCCACCAGGTGCGAGGTCAAGAAGGCCTTCCACCGCCTCGCGCTGCAGTACCACCCGGACGTCGCGCGCCACCACCACAACGACGGCGACGCCCAGGACCAGGACGACGCGGATTTCCAGAGGATCAACGTGGCGTACCAGAGGGTCATGGCCAAcatgcgggaggcggaggcgaggcTCGAGCACTGGCGCGCTCGCTACGGCCTCGCCGACGAGGACCTCGACCGGTACCGGCGCTACCtccacgaggacgacggcgaggacgacTGGTTCGCCGACCTCTGA
- the LOC124663234 gene encoding chaperone protein dnaJ 8, chloroplastic-like: MWESTEATRSRSKSSGKLRPSSSPPSIRSRSSSLCALLNPWPPSPELRVPSSSSSSTPVQRSRRAPSIRCGAAAARTAGGLEEDHYRTLRLAPGATRREVKKAFHRLALQYHPDVARHHHNDGGGEDQGNADFQRINVAYQRVMASMREAEATLEHWRARYGLADEDLDRYRRYLHEDDDWFADL; encoded by the exons ATGTGGGAG TCAACCGAAGCAACAAGATCCAGATCCAAAAGCTCCGGCAAACTCCGCCccagctcctctcctccatcgaTCCGTTCACGATCCTCTTCTCTCTGCGCGCTTCTGAACCCATGGCCACCGTCGCCGGAGCTCCGCgtcccctcatcctcctcgtcctcaaccCCGGTGCAGCGGAGCCGAAGGGCGCCGTCGATAaggtgcggcgcggcggcggcgaggaccgCCGGCGGGCTGGAGGAGGACCACTACCGGACGCTGAGGCTGGCGCCGGGCGCCACCAGGCGCGAGGTCAAGAAGGCCTTCCACCGCCTCGCGCTGCAGTACCACCCGGACGTCGCGCGCCACCACCacaacgacggcggcggcgaggaccaGGGCAACGCGGACTTCCAGAGGATCAACGTGGCGTACCAGAGGGTCATGGCCAGcatgcgggaggcggaggcgacgcTCGAGCACTGGCGCGCCCGCTACGGCCTCGCCGACGAGGACCTCGACCGGTACCGCCGCTACCTCCACGAGGACGACGACTGGTTCGCCGACCTCTGA
- the LOC124663244 gene encoding chaperone protein dnaJ 8, chloroplastic-like produces MATVAGGVVLQLRVPTASSAFDPVRRRRTPSVRCASVRGARSAGAVEDDHYRTLRLAPGATRREVKKAFHRLALQYHPDVMRRQGEDNDRGNADFQRINVAYQRVMANMREAEARLEYWRARYDLADEDLDRYRGYLHDDDGDDWFADL; encoded by the coding sequence ATGGCTACCGTCGCCGGAGGAGTAGTGCTGCAGCTGCGCGTCCCTACGGCGTCGTCTGCGTTTGATCCCgtgcggcggcggaggacgccgtCGGTGAGGTGCGCGAGCGTGCGCGGGGCGAGGTCCGCGGGCGCGGTGGAGGATGACCATTACCGGACGCTGAGGCTGGCGCCGGGAGCCACGAGGCGCGAGGTCAAGAAGGCCTTCCACCGCCTCGCGCTGCAGTACCACCCGGACGTCATGCGCCGGCAAGGGGAGGACAACGACCGGGGCAACGCGGATTTTCAGAGGATCAACGTGGCGTACCAGAGGGTCATGGCCAAcatgcgggaggcggaggcgaggcTCGAGTACTGGCGCGCCCGGTACGACCTCGCCGACGAGGACCTCGACCGGTACCGGGGATACCTCCACGACGACGACGGGGACGACTGGTTCGCCGACCTCTGA
- the LOC124663255 gene encoding magnesium transporter MRS2-B-like, protein MSSLPPAAVRIVSVYLDRSGIVPSLMGRETGHIPQGPIRKTTPQTRLAHHRPRPITRRRAAPSVAMAAAADAAKQPLLPRAYPSQVASASSPALPSVPPSGVPGAGSRRFQSVLDVPNLKKRGGGTRSWIRVEAATASVQTIDLDKATMMRRCELPARDLRLLDPLFVYPSTVLGRERAIVVNLEQIRCVITADEVLLLNSVDNYVLQYAMELQRRLLQRADGDELPFEFRALELALEAACSFLDAQAAELEIEAYPLLDELTSKISTLNLERVRRLKSRLVALTRRVQKVRDEIEQLMDDDGDMAEMYLTEKKMRMESSVFSDQPLLAAFNSGGAGTSVSAPVSPVSSPTESRKLEKTFSLCRSRHDSVKSSDNTVTEHIEELEMLLEAYFVVIDSTLNKLTSLKEYIDDTEDFINIQLDNVRNQLIQFELLLTTATFIVAIFGVVAGVFGMNFETDVFSIQDAFQWVLIITGVIGAFLFCFFVWFFKYKRLMPL, encoded by the exons ATGTCCAGCTTGCCACCTGCGGCCGTGCGGATAGTATCAGTTTATCTTGATCGGTCTGGGATTGTGCCTTCTCTTATGGGCCGCGAGACAG GCCAT ATTCCCCAGGGGCCCATCCGCAAGACGACCCCACAGACCCGACTTGCCCACCACCGGCCGCGACCAATCACTCGGCGGCGCGCCGCGCCGAgcgtcgccatggccgccgccgcggacGCCGCCAAGCAGCCGCTCCTCCCGCGGGCGTACCCGTCGCAGGTCGCCTCGGCCTCCTCGCCCGCGCTCCCCTCGGTGCCCCCGTCCGGCGTGCCCGGCGCGGGGAGCCGCCGGTTCCAGAGCGTCCTGGACGTGCCCAACCTCAAGAAGCGCGGCGGCGGCACGCGCAGCTGGATCCGCGTCGAGGCCGCTACGGCCTCCGTGCAGACGATCGACCTCGACAAGGCCACCATGATGCGCCGCTGCGAGCTGCCGGCCCGCgacctccgcctcctcgaccCGCTCTTCGTGTACCCCTCCACGGTCCTCGGCCGGGAGCGCGCCATCGTCGTCAACCTCGAGCAGATCCGCTGCGTCATCACCGCCGACGAGGTGCTCCTCCTCAACTCCGTCGACAACTACGTCCTCCAGTACGCCATGGAGCTGCAGCGACGCCTCCTCCAGCGCGCCGACGGCGACGAGCTCCCCTTCGAGTTCCGCGCGCTCGAGCTCGCCCTCGAGGCCGCCTGCTCATTCCTCGACGCCCAG GCGGCAGAATTGGAAATCGAAGCATATCCTTTGCTGGATGAGTTGACTTCAAAAATCAGTACTCTAAATTTGGAACGTGTTCGGCGGCTAAAAAGTAGACTAGTTGCCCTGACAAGAAGAGTTCAGAAG GTAAGGGATGAAATAGAACAACTAATGGATGATGATGGAGATATGGCTGAGATGTATCTCACTGAGAAAAAGATGAGGATGGAATCATCTGTTTTTAGTGATCAGCCATTGTTGGCAGCCTTCAATTCAGGAGGTGCTGGGACTTCAGTTTCAGCTCCTGTGTCTCCAGTCTCGTCGCCCACGGAGTCACGGAAGTTAGAGAAGACTTTCAGCTTGTGTAGAAGTAGACATGATAGTGTGAAGAGCTCTGATAACACTGTGACAGAACATATTGAAGAGCTGGAAATGTTGCTGGAAGCATATTTTGTAGTCATCGACAGCACTCTTAACAAGCTGACCTCG CTGAAGGAGTATATTGATGACACTGAAGATTTTATCAACATTCAGCTG GACAATGTTCGGAATCAGCTCATCCAATTTGAGCTGCTGCTAACAACCGCAACATTCATCGTTGCTATTTTCGGCGTGGTCGCTGGGGTATTCGGGATGAACTTCGAGACCGATGTTTTCAGCATTCAGGACGCGTTCCAGTGGGTCCTGATCATTACTGGAGTGATCGGCGCATTCCTCTTTTGCTTCTTCGTTtggttcttcaagtacaagagactGATGCCTTTGTAG
- the LOC124663264 gene encoding uncharacterized protein LOC124663264 — protein MWPEMKAWASMADNDPLKRGSSSATHPSSPLRRMSPTTMAMGGLLVIGTLGYFMLSKDDRRKARDNERLAHRP, from the coding sequence ATGTGGCCGGAGATGAAGGCGTGGGCCTCCATGGCCGACAACGACCCGCTGAAGCGTGGCTCATCGTCGGCGACGCACCCGTCCAGCCCGCTGCGCCGCATGAGCCCTACGACGATGGCCATGGGCGGCCTCCTCGTCATCGGCACCCTTGGCTACTTCATGCTCAGCAAGGACGACAGGCGCAAGGCCAGGGACAACGAGCGCCTGGCTCACCGTCCTTGA
- the LOC124684376 gene encoding transmembrane 9 superfamily member 10-like codes for MATDRAVLLLFAVLLLAGAATSARGFYLPGVAPADFRRKDALAVKVSQLSSTKTQLPYSYYSLPFCRPGAIVDSAENLGELLRGDRIENTPYVFEMREPRLCQIVCKTAFTQEGAKDVKEKIDDDYRINMILDNLPLVVPITRMDKDAPTVYQHGVHVGIKGQYSGSKEEKHFIHNHLTFLVKYHRDAETDFARIVAFEVKPFSVKHEYDGDWKGNATRLKTCDPHSRQLVLDSDSPQEVEANKDIVFSYDVNFEESDIKWSSRWDSYLLMTDDQIHWFSIVNSLMIVLFLSGMVAMIMLRTLYRDITKYNQLDVEEDAQEETGWKLVHGDVFRPPANAELLCVYVGTGVQFFGMLLVTLLFAILGLLSPSNRGGLMTAMLLSWVFMGLLAGYSSARLYKVFKGSEWKKVTLKTATMFPGIVFAIFFVLNALIWSERSSGAVPFTTMTALVLLWFGISVPLVFVGSYHGVRKHPATEDPVRTNKIPRPIPAQPWYMHPAVLVPIGGVLPFGAVFIELFFILTSIWLHQFYYIFGFLFLVFVILVLTCAEITVVLCYFQLCGEDYRWWWRSYLTAGSSAVYLFLYAGFYFFTKLDITRAVSGALYFGYMLIASYAFFVLTGTVGFCACFWFTRLIYSSVKID; via the exons ATGGCGACGGACCGGGCTGTCCTTCTCCTcttcgccgtcctcctcctcgccggcgctgCGACGTCCGCCCGTGGGTTTTACCTCCCCGGCGTCGCCCCCGCCGACTTCCGCAGG AAGGACGCGCTGGCCGTGAAGGTGAGCCAGCTGAGCTCCACCAAGACGCAGCTGCCCTACTCCTACTACTCGCTCCCCTTCTGCCGGCCCGGCGCCATCGTCGACAGCGCCGAGAACCTCGGCGAGCTCCTCCGTGGCGACcgtatcgagaacaccccttacgtC TTCGAGATGAGGGAGCCTAGGCTGTGCCAGATCGTCTGCAAGACCGCCTTCACCCAGGAAGGGGCAAAAGACGTCAAGGAGAAGATCGACGACGACTACCGCATCAACAT GATCCTCGACAACCTCCCGCTGGTCGTGCCGATCACGAGGATGGACAAGGATGCGCCCACCGTCTACCAGCACGGCGTGCACGTCGGCATCAAGGGCCAGTACTCCGGG AGCAAGGAGGAGAAGCATTTCATCCACAACCATCTCACCTTCCTGGTGAAGTACCACAGGGATGCCGAGACGGATTTTGCTAGGATCGTCGCCTTTGAGGTCAAGCCGTTCAG TGTCAAGCACGAATATGATGGCGACTGGAAGGGGAATGCGACGCGCCTCAAGACCTGTGATCCGCATTCTCGGCAGCTCGTTTTAGACTCCGATTCTCCTCAGGAagtagaggccaacaaggacatcGTCTTCTCCTACGATGTGAATTTCGAG GAAAGCGATATCAAGTGGTCGTCGCGCTGGGACAGCTACCTCCTGATGACGGACGACCAGATCCACTGGTTCTCCATCGTCAACTCGCTGATGATCGTGCTCTTCCTGTCCGGGATGGTGGCCATGATCATGCTGCGGACGCTGTACCGGGACATCACCAAGTACAACCAGCTGGACGTGGAGGAGGATGCGCAGGAGGAGACCGGGTGGAAGCTCGTCCATGGCGACGTCTTCAGGCCCCCTGCAAACGCCGAGCTGCTCTGCGTGTACGTCGGCACGGGCGTCCAGTTCTTTGGGATGCTGCTTGTCACCCTGCTCTTCGCCATCCTCGGCCTCCTCTCGCCGTCGAACCGGGGCGGGCTCATGACGGCCATGCTCCTGTCGTGGGTCTTCATGGGGTTGCTCGCGGGGTACTCCTCGGCGCGCCTCTACAAGGTGTTCAAGGGGTCGGAGTGGAAGAAGGTCACCTTGAAGACGGCCACGATGTTCCCCGGGATCGTGTTCGCCATCTTCTTCGTCCTGAACGCGCTCATATGGAGCGAGAGGTCCTCCGGCGCCGTGCCATTCACCACCATGACCGCCCTGGTGCTGCTCTGGTTCGGCATCTCCGTCCCGCTGGTCTTCGTCGGGAGCTACCACGGGGTCAGGAAGCACCCGGCCACGGAGGACCCGGTGCGGACGAACAAGATCCCGCGGCCGATCCCAGCGCAGCCGTGGTACATGCATCCAGCAGTGTTGGTGCCGATCGGCGGCGTGCTCCCCTTCGGGGCGGTCTTCATCGAGCTCTTCTTCATCCTCACCTCCATCTGGCTCCACCAGTTCTACTACATcttcggcttcctgttcctggtctTCGTGATCCTGGTGCTCACCTGCGCCGAGATCACCGTGGTGCTCTGCTACTTCCAGCTCTGCGGCGAGGActaccggtggtggtggaggtcctACCTGACGGCGGGGTCCTCGGCGGTGTACCTCTTCCTCTACGCCGGCTTCTACTTCTTCACCAAGCTGGACATCACCAGGGCCGTCTCCGGGGCGCTCTACTTCGGGTACATGCTCATCGCCTCCTACGCCTTCTTCGTGCTCACCGGCACCGTCGGCTTCTGCGCCTGCTTCTGGTTCACCAGGCTCATCTACTCCTCTGTCAAGATCGACTAG